One Thermomicrobiales bacterium genomic window, AATCTCGACCTGCGCGCCGGCTGGTAGCGAGACGACGCCGACCGTGGTGCGGCCGGGTGCTTCGTTGGGGAAGTACTCGGCGTAGATGGCGTTCATCTCGGCGAAGGTGTTGATGTCGGTCAGGTAGACGGTTGTTGCGACCGCCTTCGCCAACGACGAGCCGGCCTCCTCCAGGATGTTGCGGATGTTCTCCAGTGTCTGCCGCGTCTCGGCGGCGACGCCGCCGCTGACCATCTGATTCGTGACCGGGTCGATCCCCTTCTCCCCGGCGACGAAGACCAGTCCTGCCGCCCGGATCGCCTGCGAATACGGCCCGATCGGCGCGGCTGCCTTCGGGGTCTCGATCACGTCGCGCTGCGTTGTCGCATCAACCATCAGTCGTCTCCTCTGTCGCTTATCTGGGTACGCCGGACGAGTCTACACCGAAAATGTCGCACTTTTTCCGCTAGATCCTGTTCGTATAAGTAGAGGGGTATCGACTCCTCGGTCGAATCGGACCTGCGAAGGGGGTGTCATGCCGCGTGTGCCCGATCTTCCCCCGTCACTCGATACCGCGATTACTCAACTCGGCCAGGACGCCTCGCTGTCGTCGGAGCTCGGCGCATTGCGCGTGCTGCTGCGGCGTCTGCTCGTGGCGATGGACGACGAGGAGGGCGACGAGCGCCGCCTCGTGCAAAGCGCGACCGCCGTCGTCAACGCGATCGTCCGCATCATCCAGGCGCAGTCGCGCGGCGGTGCGGAACATGGAGTCGTTGATGCCGAAGTCCTCCGCGCTCTGGCCGAGGTGGGACTGGACGAAGAAGGAGGTGACCCATGCATGACCTGACCGGCATGCAGCGCCCGGCTCGCGAGCACACCGGGCCACGTGATACACCGAGCAACGCTGCGCTCGACCTGCAGCCAGCCTCAGTCTTCGAGGTCGTCACGCGCCAGATGGTCGACGATCTCATCCGCGAGGTGAGCGCTACCCGCCAACGCGTCGATGCGCTGTTCTACCTTGTCATCGCCGCCGTCCTCGGTGACATCCTCAGCCGTCTCGCCTGACCGCCAACGAATGGAGCGCCCGATGAGCGACGCGTTGCTCTCCCAGATTCGCCCGGCGCTCGCTGACATCGAGCGGTTCAGCCGCGTGCAAGCCCCGCGCTTCCAGCTTCGCCGCTATCAGCTCCCGGCCGCCCGTGCCATCGCGCAGGCCGTCGCCGAGCGCCGCGGCATCGAGCTGGCTGCTGTCTTCGCGCGGCAATCCGGCAAGGACGAGATGCTCGCGCAGCTCTGCGCCTGGATGCTCTGGCGCTACCAGCGCGTCGGTGGCAACGTCGTCGTCGCCGTCCCGGCCCTCAAGCCGCAGGGCCACATCGCCCGCGACCGCCTGCTGGCGCGGCTCGAAGGTCCGCTCACGCAGGGCCGCTATCAGGTGCGCGATGGCACCATCGTCCAGCTCGGGCGCGCATCGGTCCGCTACCTGTCGGCGTCGCCGCTGGCCCACGCACGCGGCAACACCGCCGACCTCCTGCTTGTCGCCAACGAGGCGCAGGGGATCAGCCCGGACATCTGGGACGCCGTCTTCGCGCCGATGGGCGCAGCCTCCAACGCGCCGACGCTGTTCATGGGCACCAT contains:
- a CDS encoding Rid family detoxifying hydrolase; amino-acid sequence: MVDATTQRDVIETPKAAAPIGPYSQAIRAAGLVFVAGEKGIDPVTNQMVSGGVAAETRQTLENIRNILEEAGSSLAKAVATTVYLTDINTFAEMNAIYAEYFPNEAPGRTTVGVVSLPAGAQVEITVTALA